AATTTGGAGAACGGATGGCATAGTGGAGAACATAGAAGCTGATCAAAGTTACTTCATGAGCGAAGTAAACCAGGTGGATAAAGCAAATTTCGACAGGAATCTTGGAAATATAAGTCCATGTAGCCCAGCTGAAGATGTTTATTCCCCAAACAAGAATGATCTATACTTCCTAACTCTCCACCCAAATGGTTTTCAATGGGATCGTGAAATTATGggagatcctgaagaagaatcaaCAAGAATACGGCCCTCGGGTTGGAACGAAGACATTGATTATGTCTGAATCTTCATTCTTTGAAAATATTTCGGCCTATATGGCTGAGAATAAAATAATAGCAGCTCTCGAAGCCGAAATTATTGACATGGTTGTTGGGGCCAAAAGCATTGGGTTGAATGATATAGGACAGGGGGCAAACATAGTACCAGAGTCTCCTAAAGAACAAGTATTCAAAGATACGATAAACCAAAGGCTAGACGCTATCTATGATGAtgagcctttgggattcgagaaagatccAGGATCATCAAGCGCAAAGATGTTAGCCTAGGACCCATTATAAGAGACTAAAAATCTTGGTGAGAGGAAAGGGCAGAGGGGGAGGGAATTGGATAATGGTTCGGATCTTTTTTGTAAATTCATGGAAGATAGTGGTTTGTTGGATGTGCGGTGTAAAGGGAAAAAATATACTTGGTGTAGTGGTGATCGAAGGGCCATGAGTAGAATTGATTGGTTCCTTGTGTCGGATGTTATTGTTAATAGATGGGGGGTGGTTGGTCAACTTGTAGGGGAGAGGTTTTGGTTAAATTTGAGGATAAAGGAAAACATGCTTGGTCAAAAATCAAGACTTAAATGGTTAAATGATGGAGATTCAAATAGTAGTTTTTTCACAAGGTGGTGAGGGAAAGAAGAAGGCACAATCATATTGGGCCGATTAACACTCACGAGGGTTTAGTGGAGAAGGTGGAGGAGGTTAGGGAAGAAGTgagaaaacatttttttaacaagTTTATCGAGTTGGATGCGGATAGAACACTTTTAGATGGTATTTCTTTTAAGAGTATTACTTTCGAGGATAATTTAGTTATTGGAAGTCCTTTTCAAGAAGAAGATATTAAGGATGCTATTTGGAGTTGTGGGAGTTCCAAGAGCCCGGGTCCGGATGGTTTCtcctttttgtttataaaaaagtgTTGGTTCTTCATTAAGGATGATTTTGTGAATTATCTTAATTATTTTCATTCCGGTGGAAGAATCTCAAAggcaataatttaatatttttttactctGGTTCCTAAGTCTACGAATTCGACTTCTTTAGATGAATATAGGCCTATTTTCTTAGTGTGTTGTATGTACAAGGTCATTTCTAAGATCTTGGCGGGAAGTTTGAAAAAAGTGTTTCACTCGATTATTTTGCagtgtcaaagtgcttttgttccgggtagaCATCTTCTTGATGGGGTCTTAGTGGGTAATGAGGTGGTGGATTTTGCTAAGAAAAAGGGGAGGGTTTGCCTTTTATTCAAAGTAGATTTTAAGAAGGCGTATGATAAAGTTTCTTGGAATTTTCTTTGAAACATGTTGTGTAGGATGGGTTTCGGTATGAGGTGGAGGAGATGGATGGAAAAGTTTGTTTTTCAAAGTAGTATGTCCGTGTTGGTTAATGGTAGTCCGACGAAGGAGTTTGTAGTGGAGAAAGGTTTAAGGCAAGGGGATCCTTTATcgccttttctttttgtgttgGTTACCGAGGGCCTTGCGGGTCTTGTTCGGACGTCGTCCGAGAACGGTGAATTTAGAGGTGTGGGGATTAATGGGATTAGTTTCGTCGACATtcttcaattcgcggatgatactTTGTTTGTGGGTTAAGGTACTTGGAGACAAGTGTGTGCTATTAAAGTGGTGTTGAAATCTTTTGAGCTTGTGTCGGGTCTTGGAATTAATTATCGTAATAGTAAATTGGTTGGGATTAATGTGAATAATAATTTCTTAGATTCCGCTTCTTTTGTTCTTTCTTGTATAGTGGAGGGTAGCAAATTTTTGTTTCTTGGGATTATTATTGGATGTAATCCAAGGAGATATTCTTCTTGGATACATCTCTTATCGAAGATGAAGAAGTACCTAGTGGGTTGGAAAAACCGATTTTTTAGCTTTGGTGGTAGGATCACTCTCTTGAAATCCATTTTTAGCTCGCTCACTATTTTTACTATGTCTGTTTATAAGATGCCGATTATGGTGGCCAAGGAATTTACTAGGGtgcaaagtaattttctttggggaGGAGAGGTGGAGGATAATAAGAGAAGgattcattgggtgagttggaagaaTGTGTGTCTTCCGCTTGAAAAAGGAGGGCTTGGCATCAAAAACATTTCAGATTTCAATTTGGCTCTTCATAacaaatggagatggagaattctAAAAGGTAATAATTCGGTTTGGTATAACTTGTTGAAAGCCCGTTATGGTGACTTATCTATGAAGAGCCTTTGCGGAGGTATGCTTCCTTTAGACTCTGTTTCTTCCTCTTCGTCTACTTCTTCTTATTGGTGGAATGATTTAATTTCGGTTGGGAAAAGCGTGGGTGTTGATCCTATGGTATCTCATTGCCGATTTAAGCGTGGAGGGAGGAATTTTGTTTGAAAGAGAAATTTCCAGAATTATATTTGGTCTCTTTATTGAAAAAAGTGTCGGTTGCGGGTATGGGAGGATGGGAGAACGAAGTTTTGAAATGAGGGAGTTGTGGTATTACTTCATTTCATCTTACCGATCCGTTCACTAGATCAGCCTATGTGTCTTTTCAGAATTTTATTAATGGTTGTGGGGTGGTTTTAGATGTGAAGGATGACATTAATTTGAATATTACGCTGGATGGTGATTTTTTGGTTGCTTCATGTTATGGGTATTATGCTGGAATGCATATTCCGTTTGGTCCTTCTAATAGGAATGACGTTGCTTTAGCTTTAATTTGGAAGTTGGAAGTGCCTTTCAAACTTAAAGCTTTTGGGtggagactttttgtgaatagACTCCCGGCAAAGGATTTACTTGTGTATAGAAGAATAGCTTTGTCTATGGATAATACTAAGTGTGTTTTTTGCGGTATTGATCTGGAAAGTCGGGATCATTCTTTCTTCAAATGCAAGATGGTGGAGGTGGCGTGGAGGGAGGTTGCAATTTGGATAGGAAAGTCGGATGGAGATTTGGAAGAAGATTGTTTATCGTGTTTCCTGGATTGgctttatttttgtaaaaaaagaagGTGAAAGAAGAAAAATTAGGAGTGGTGTGGTTAGCTATTTTGCGGTTTCTTTGGTTAAATAGGAATGAAATTTGCTTTAGAAATGAGGTTTGGAAGGTGAATAATGCGGTTTGGGgtatcaaatctttgatttggaAGTGGTCTTTTATAGGAGAAACTAGTCACCCCATATGTAGTTTTTTATGAATTTAACAAAGATCCTTTGTTATATCTTCCGTAATTCTAATTGGTTCATAATTTCTCTTTTTTGTTGACGGGTTTACCCCATTTTATGTGTAAACAGGTTTTGAGAACTCTTAATTCTCTGTCTTAATATAATCTTGCTTAAAAAAACATAATGTAGAAAATATAATATGAAATAAGGTAGTCTTAGGTCTATTATGTAACTATACAATATAAAATATGTAACAAAGTTGAtatataattaacaaaaaatCAATAAGAGTCGTTGTTAGACTGCCAAATTTTTAGAGGGGTTGATTTTTCAAGTCGGTGCcaaatatcattatcatcataaaaatataaaaaataaattattttcttcttcttagtTTGGCACATACATTATCAACAAAGATTTATAGTAAACCCTAGCCTTTGTTGCTTGATTGTTTGGAGGAGGAGATGAAATAGGATGTGTCCTTGGTGGTGTATGATCAATGTTAAATGCATAGCTTTCTTCACTTACTTCATCATTCTCACCATGAGGAGGAGGAGACGGAGTTGGATGTGTCCTAGGTGGTGTATAATCGATGCTAAGTTCATAGCTTTCTTCACTTACTTCATCATTCTCACCATGAGGAGGAAGAGATGGAGTAGGATGCGTCCTAGGTGGTGTATAGTCGATATCAAATTCAGATCTATCTTCACTTACATCTTTATTCTCATCATGAGGAGGAGGTGATGGAGTAGGATGTGTCCTTGGTGGTGTATAGTCGATGTCAAATTCAGAACtttcattatttatttcatttttcttatCTTGAGGAGGAGGAGACGGAGTAGGATGCGTCCTAGGTGGTGTATAGTCAATGTTAAATTCAGAGTTTTCTTCACTTACTTCATCATTCTTatcatgaggaggaggaggataaGGAATAGGATGCGTCCTAGGTGGTGTATAGTCGATGTGAAATTCATAATCTTCTTCCCGTACTTTATTTTTCTCACTTGCTTTAAGCACTCGAAATTGATGAGGCAAAGATTCAAAACCACTTACATCATTGGTctgcaagaaaataaaaagattatgAGGCACATAAGAGTTTGATCATGCACCTTAAAAAAATAAGATCTAAATAACTACTATTAGTATTTAGGGTTTAAATATCatataacaaaactatacaatAATACTCTTAAAGGAATAGTTCAGAGGGAACATCAAATGAGTTATATAATATAGTTTGAGAGTAACATGTGGTTTATTCACCAACTTGATATCTTGAGTAGTGATGCTAAGAAGCGGGGCACTGCAATATGCATTGGCGTAAAtgcccaaaaagaaaaaaaggtatGCGATTGTCATTCTTTCGGAGAGATAAGAGACAGATAGTATACCCTTTTGTATTGTgagaatatatgtatttaaaagaTTAAGGAGTATTTATTGACACAAAAATAAATGTgcattaaaagaaataataaatttaacatagaaatattttaaacagaataacaaatttcaaaaattattattattaaatattttcaaatcgaATTTTCTTTCcggtaattaaaagaaaaactatcAAGACCACCATCCCTCTTATTATTTTTCCTAAAATTAATCAAACAGTATTAGACCACATAATTTCAAGGGGATAAGATCAAATGACCAAAATGTcaaatttttaaatttgatttcgaATTATAATGGtgaatttaaattaatagttgacaTTTATATTTAATAGGTCCCatgataattttaatattagtaaATTAATTCAACTTTTCACATTTAAATTTTCttactaattataaataaaatattttaatgtgtGCGAAAACATAAGAGAAAAATTCacatcaaaataatatatataatatttaaataaactatAAATGACTtaaaaaagttatatatatatatatatatatatatatatatatatatatatatatatatatatatatatatatatcgtatctgatgaaaatttatatttttttatgagaaacgagaactattaatatcaatcgtCAGATATAACTGACGTCTAAAATTTAAAAGTTTCATATAAAGAGAATAAACTTAATTATTTTCTATTGcactaatattttaaaatttcatatAAAGAGACTTTtacacaaaatatttttttaaaattatttaatctttataaaagtattttcgaaaaacttcttataaacatatttaatatttagttaagatatgaatataaaataatttaaatgaattttctttttatttaaaattatatttatataagttaTTTCCAAAATAAAACTATCTAAATCATTTTTCAAGACTAAAAAAATATTctgaaataaaatttttaaaaaatatattaattcaaaagttAAAAGTATAAACTATTTACTCATCTTCTTAGtagtaaaattattttttcataaaattatgtcatttaatttttttaaatattaactcttatataattaatttaataaaaagtatATTTTAACATTGTATCTCGCTTTTTATATAActatatttttttacaatttgagtaaataaattgttcaagaCTTAATTTTAAAGCCAAATAagacatataatattttaatatcaaTATAGTAATAAAGATTACTAAGTAAAAAATTTAATACAAATAACTTAGTTCACTCTTTGAATtatcattaattaaaaaataataatttgattttctaaagaaaataaatgattgtTTGTAATTAAACTAGCTCACACACTGATACATTAAAACGATAATAACTTCACCGAATactaattgtttaaaaaataaaatattttatttgtttaaattacttttaATTCAGAAAATGAGATATTTAATTAgtgataaattttttattagtaatcttaattgtgatgattaaattgttattaaaatattGAGAGTCTAGTTTAATTTCAAAAGTAATTTTAGAACAATCTGCTCGACAAAATAAAATGTGGAAATACATACttctatatataaaaattaaaaatacaaggataaaatggttttttttaattaaattaattttctcaaagttaaattttttaaattaaatcaaatgatagaattttgttttttgaaaaaatgttttCACTACGAAGAGTAGTAATAATTTATGCTTCTAACtattttgaaattaatataattttggcttttttaaaaaatcaaaataacaaaaaaaatttatactattttagtaattttttatttttgaattcttcttttaatattgaaaaatatttaaagtttagaaaattttaattttaaataaaaatattgattaCATTTTAGTTATATTTTGTACGCATAATATTCTAACTAGATATTAAATatgtttataaaatttattttaaaaatgatttaataaaaataaaaaaatttatggtacaatttttttttatagaatatttaAATGTTAAGCTTAATAGAAAATAATTCAGCATGTTGTTCTTTGTTTGGAATTTTTAAATCTTAGACGTTAATTATATTTGACGATTGATattgatagttctcgtttctcacgatatatatgtgtgtgtgtgtgaatcaCTCTTGCTAAGAGTGTGATTGAAGTTATGTCTTTGTATCTGATGATGACAAATATGCTTCCTAAATCATGCTTTGATGAAATTTATATGTTGCAAAGGAAGTTCATTTGGGGAGAGAGTAATGAGCATAGAAGGATTCATGTTATATGGTGGGAAACCTTAACAAAGCCAAAGGACATGGGAGGCATTGGTTTGAGAAATCTCCATAATTTGAATTTTGCCTGATGAAGTTGGGTTGGAAGCTTTGCCAATTTCTAAAAAGCAAATATCAGGTGTGGGAAGGAATGGATCTTATGAAGGCCAAACCTATTGATTCTAGTCTTTGGAAAGATATCACAAGAACGATTCTGATGATGCTTGACACAGGTATATGGACTGTTGGAGATTGTAAGAGAATTAGTGCATGAGAAGAGAATTGGTTGGGGAAGGATTAATGTTTGAATATCCAAGATATAACTATTCCAAAAGATCTATGTGGGGCTTGAGTGTGTGACTTAGTAGATGAGCATGGTGAATGGAATTCACAAATTCTCAAGATTGGCTATCCGCGctatagcggtgaaattggtgagactaaagtcatTGAATAGACTTACCTCTTTgtaaatgttattgtttttgtttgtacATGCATTTGAAAACATatgtgaaacttgtttaaaaagaATGTGGGGATGGGAAGAGATGTTTTTGAAAGTGaactcgataagacatcgcatcttaggcctacatacccctttaacaatagggaagtcagagcttctgtagttcctcttaaaagaaaaataaaaggaggggccaaagtggccaaaatctttttgggtgtgagctttaaaatactcacaagttttttaaaagagggttaagctttaaaatacttaacacgtTTAAAAGGGGATTAGGTTTTAAAATACATAatgagtttaaaaggttaagctttaaaatacttaacaattttaataaCAAGGgatcaagctttaaaatacaagatcaatgggttaggagaagtttcaccgggaataattcttctcataacaccaaggtttaaaacAAAAGACCTAGATTTAACAATAAAAAGGTCAATGcactaagaatagtttcaccgggaataattctattctttagcaccaaggtttaaaaaacaaaagggtttggttaagctttaacaatacaaaaccattaaaAAACAAggtaaaagctttaacaatacttttaaacacaagataaaagagattggaaagggagtttcagtaccttgacaattttagtcaatatcattcccatccttttggacaaaaacaacaaacttaaTCAATCAACAATGggtacctcaagtgtgtgtgtgggatatcatgtgacacaagatcaaacaagtgagtatgataatcaataaatgagagagagagagagatggatgtatctaaacccttggattcaaactcatgtatgaatgatgaatgattgatatgataaacatggggttagataaacaacacataagagaaattaacaagataatggttaaaataacaattaagtacaaaacaaggattaaatcaacaagtatgtacaagataacAAACTTAATGAGTCGTTGATAAACAAATATCAacatgtttctttcctttttgggttagggttttaaacctagggtttttgaattagggttttcaaattagggtttaatcataaacacctaaacctaattgattttaattgttaaatatttatttctttaagagaaatggtctaagggtacataaagaagtcaaagacatcctattctaactctaaacaaatatttacaaaacattCACAAAGCTACTTTTGAAGAAATattccaaataaaataatttttggttgattttttaatatataaaagacttgttttgattaattttaaaatgaagaaatattaaatatttttggaattttttaacatggtataaaaatacacaaagtaaataaatcacacaaaaaaaagggattaaaaaacattaatttactatttttaatgatttttagaagtttaataaaaactaaaaaaaaacaagtcattaatttactatttttaatgatttttagaagtttaataaaaactaaaaaaaaacaagTGATTAAAATTAAGGATTTGTGGgagccaaggcttgaacccacgcactcTCACTCAATGCACAAAACAACACCAACTGGGTTGCGCGTGCTTAGTGACAAAGAGAGACAAGCAGTTCAAAATATGTGAAGTTTGGTTgtaaaaatgagaaaaatgaaaaacaaatcaaAAGTATAGGGCAAGGGGGATTTGAACCCCAGACTTAGAGGTTGCAAGCGCTACGTACAAGAGTGGTTGTCAAGTGAGCCAGATACGAGGTAGTCATATGCAAACACATAccattcaatatattttaaaaaacgcgCGCTAAACGGAATTCAAATTTCCCAGcaaacttcatcttctttgtggaaacagaacaacaacaatcatggcCAAG
The Vicia villosa cultivar HV-30 ecotype Madison, WI linkage group LG6, Vvil1.0, whole genome shotgun sequence genome window above contains:
- the LOC131613586 gene encoding uncharacterized protein LOC131613586 — its product is MEDSGLLDVRCKGKKYTWCSGDRRAMSRIDWFLVSDVIVNRWGVVGQLVGERFWLNLRIKENMLGQKSRLKWLNDGDSNSSFFTRMGFGMRWRRWMEKFVFQSSMSVLVNGSPTKEFVVEKGLRQGDPLSPFLFVLVTEGLAGLVRTSSENGTWRQVCAIKVVLKSFELVSGLGINYRNSKLVGINVNNNFLDSASFVLSCIVEGSKFLFLGIIIGCNPRRYSSWIHLLSKMKKYLVGWKNRFFSFGGRITLLKSIFSSLTIFTMSVYKMPIMVAKEFTRVQSNFLWGGEVEDNKRRIHWVSWKNVCLPLEKGGLGIKNISDFNLALHNKWRWRILKGNNSVWYNLLKARYGDLSMKSLCGGMLPLDSVSSSSSTSSYWWNDLISVGKSVGVDPMNFINGCGVVLDVKDDINLNITLDGDFLVASCYGYYAGMHIPFGPSNRNDVALALIWKLEVPFKLKAFGWRLFVNRLPAKDLLVYRRIALSMDNTKCVFCGIDLESRDHSFFKCKMVEVAWREVAIWIGKSDGDLEEDCLSCFLDWLYFCKKRR
- the LOC131613588 gene encoding early nodule-specific protein 2-like, which gives rise to MTIAYLFFFLGIYANAYCSAPLLSITTQDIKLTNDVSGFESLPHQFRVLKASEKNKVREEDYEFHIDYTPPRTHPIPYPPPPHDKNDEVSEENSEFNIDYTPPRTHPTPSPPPQDKKNEINNESSEFDIDYTPPRTHPTPSPPPHDENKDVSEDRSEFDIDYTPPRTHPTPSLPPHGENDEVSEESYELSIDYTPPRTHPTPSPPPHGENDEVSEESYAFNIDHTPPRTHPISSPPPNNQATKARVYYKSLLIMYVPN